One genomic window of Mustela nigripes isolate SB6536 chromosome 15, MUSNIG.SB6536, whole genome shotgun sequence includes the following:
- the MTIF3 gene encoding translation initiation factor IF-3, mitochondrial isoform X2: MAALLLKRLTSQTIKTGSNYISRCPGKCTLRETISAQRSLRASVPRLSSWVHAKAFSTVADPQDERKKKKKSEPAFNSIGRKIHERVIHVLDEAGNDLGNMHRADVIRLMNERDLKLVKRDSGTESPQYQLLTGAQIHKEQLRLRELEKTNPKAGSTLTKELSFSSNIGQHDLDTKSKQIQQWIEKQYKVQITIKKGKNPEEPEQKMVSTGRRRSVIKYSRPCLD; the protein is encoded by the exons ATGGCCGCCCTTCTTCTAAAGAGGCTAACATCACAAACCATAAAGACTGGAAGTAACTACATCAGCCGATGTCCTGGTAAATGCACCCTGCGTGAGACCATCTCAGCGCAGCGGTCCCTCAGAGCTTCTGTCCCAAGACTGTCCTCCTGGGTTCATGCAAAAGCTTTCAGTACTGTTGCGGACCCCCAGGacgaaagaaagaagaagaaaaagagcgAGCCGGCTTTTAATAGCATTGGGAGAAAAATTCACGAGCGAGTCATTCACGTGCTGGATGAGGCGGGCAATGATTTGGGAAACATGCACCGAGCAGACGTGATCAGGCTCATGAATGAGCGGGACCTGAAGCTTGTGAAACGGGACAGCGGCACCGAGTCTCCCCAGTACCAGCTCTTGACGGGGGCACAGATTCATAAGGAGCAACTGAGGCTTCGGGAACTGGAAAAGACCAACCCCAAAGCTG GATCTACCCTGACAAAGGAACTcagtttttcttcaaatattggaCAACATGACTTGGATACAAAGAGTAAACAGATTCAGCAGTGGATTGAGAAACAGTACAAAGTTCAAATTACtataaagaaagggaagaacCCAGAGGAACCAGAACAGAAGATGGTGAGTACAGGCAG GAGGAGATCTGTAATCAAATACTCCAGACCATGCCTGGACTAG
- the MTIF3 gene encoding translation initiation factor IF-3, mitochondrial isoform X1, with product MAALLLKRLTSQTIKTGSNYISRCPGKCTLRETISAQRSLRASVPRLSSWVHAKAFSTVADPQDERKKKKKSEPAFNSIGRKIHERVIHVLDEAGNDLGNMHRADVIRLMNERDLKLVKRDSGTESPQYQLLTGAQIHKEQLRLRELEKTNPKAGSTLTKELSFSSNIGQHDLDTKSKQIQQWIEKQYKVQITIKKGKNPEEPEQKMEEICNQILQTMPGLATFSSRPQPVRGGKAVMCVLRHLSKKEENAWREAQGTQKGDALNKEDRNNQESDVVHQ from the exons ATGGCCGCCCTTCTTCTAAAGAGGCTAACATCACAAACCATAAAGACTGGAAGTAACTACATCAGCCGATGTCCTGGTAAATGCACCCTGCGTGAGACCATCTCAGCGCAGCGGTCCCTCAGAGCTTCTGTCCCAAGACTGTCCTCCTGGGTTCATGCAAAAGCTTTCAGTACTGTTGCGGACCCCCAGGacgaaagaaagaagaagaaaaagagcgAGCCGGCTTTTAATAGCATTGGGAGAAAAATTCACGAGCGAGTCATTCACGTGCTGGATGAGGCGGGCAATGATTTGGGAAACATGCACCGAGCAGACGTGATCAGGCTCATGAATGAGCGGGACCTGAAGCTTGTGAAACGGGACAGCGGCACCGAGTCTCCCCAGTACCAGCTCTTGACGGGGGCACAGATTCATAAGGAGCAACTGAGGCTTCGGGAACTGGAAAAGACCAACCCCAAAGCTG GATCTACCCTGACAAAGGAACTcagtttttcttcaaatattggaCAACATGACTTGGATACAAAGAGTAAACAGATTCAGCAGTGGATTGAGAAACAGTACAAAGTTCAAATTACtataaagaaagggaagaacCCAGAGGAACCAGAACAGAAGATG GAGGAGATCTGTAATCAAATACTCCAGACCATGCCTGGACTAGCTACCTTCTCATCCCGGCCACAGCCTGTTCGGGGAGGAAAAGCTGTAATGTGTGTTCTTCGTCATTTGagcaaaaaggaagagaatgccTGGAGAGAAGCTCAAGGAACCCAGAAAGGAGACGCTTtgaataaagaagacagaaacaatcaagaatcagatgttgtGCATCAGtga
- the GTF3A gene encoding LOW QUALITY PROTEIN: transcription factor IIIA (The sequence of the model RefSeq protein was modified relative to this genomic sequence to represent the inferred CDS: deleted 1 base in 1 codon; substituted 2 bases at 2 genomic stop codons) codes for MRGCGAGAGRGLLSARAPPLQSRCAEGAPGTEGAGLSVGHAQPFAARVSALGXPTVRGALEPPASVAEGVSSLTIADAFTEAGESPAPPPSGLNRRFICSFPDCSASYNKAWKLDAHLCKHTGERPFACDHEGCGKAFVRDYHLSRHILIHTGEKPFACTASGCDQKFNTKSNLKKHFERKHENQQKQYVCTFEGCKKAFRKHQQLRIHQCQHTNEPLFTCAQEGCGKHFASPSRLKRHRKVHEGYMCQKECSFVAKTWTELLKHVRETHKEDIKCEVCQKTFKRKDYLKQHMKTHALERDVCRCPREGCGRTYTTVFNLQSHILSFHEERRPFTCEHPGCGKTFAMKQSLTRHAVVHDPDKKKMKLKVSKTLSXKTEFGLSSQWLYPPKRKQEQGLSAPKNGETLNCTEDQVLSTAAALALS; via the exons ATGCGCGGATGCGGCgccggcgcggggcggggcctgctATCTGCGCGTGCGCCGCCGCTCCAGTCCCGCTGCGCTGAG GGTGCTCCCGGAACGGAAGGCGCAGGGCTGAGCGTCGGTCACGCGCAGCCGTTTGCTGCACGTGTCTCGGCACTTGGCTGACCCACTGTGCGGGGCGCCCTGGAGCCGCCTGCCTCGGTTGCGGAGGGTGTGTCATCCCTGACCATCGCCGACGCCTTCACGGAAGCCGGCGAgagccccgccccgccgccctccGGGCTCAATAGGAGGTTCATCTGCTCCTTCCCTGATTGCAGCGCCAGTTACAACAAGGCCTGGAAGTTAGACGCGCACCTGTGCAAGCACACGGGGGAG AGACCGTTTGCTTGTGACCATGAAGGGTGTGGCAAAGCCTTTGTCAGGGACTACCATCTGAGTCGCCACATCCTGATTCACACGGGGGAAAAGCCATTTGC TTGTACAGCCAGCGGTTGTGAtcaaaaattcaacacaaaatcAAACTTGAAGAAACATTTTGAACGTAAACATGAAAATCAGCAAAAACAATATGTA TGCACTTTTGAAGGTTGCAAGAAGGCCTTTAGGAAACACCAGCAGCTGAGAATCCACCAGTGCCAGCACACCAACGAGCCACTGTTCAC GTGTGCCCAGGAAGGATGTGGCAAACACTTCGCCTCACCTAGCAGGCTGAAGCGACACAGGAAGGTCCATGAGG GCTATATGTGTCAAAAAGAATGTTCCTTTGTGGCAAAAACATGGACAGAACTTCTAAAACATGTGAGAGAAACCCACAAAG AGGACATAAAATGTGAAGTATGCCAGAAAACATTTAAGCGCAAGGATTACCTTAAGCAGCATATGAAAACTCATGCCCTGGAAAGGGATGTATGCCGGTGTCCGAGGGAAGGCTGTGGTAGGACCTACACAACCGTGTTTAACCTCCAGAGCCACATTCTCTCATTTCATGAGGAACGGCGCCCATTTACCTGTGAACATCCTGGCTGTGGCAAAACCTTCGCAATGAAA CAAAGTCTCACTAGGCATGCCGTTGTGCATGACCCtgataagaagaaaatgaagctcaaagTAA GTAAAACCCTCTCGTGAAAAACGGAGTTTGGCCTCTCGTCTCAGTGGTTATAT CCTCCTAAAAGGAAGCAAGAACAAGGCTTATCTGCACCTAAAAATGGAGAGACCCTGAACTGTACTGAAGACCAAGTACTCTCCACTGCTGCGGCCCTCGCCCTCAGCTGA